From the Paenibacillus sp. MMS20-IR301 genome, the window TAAGGGTTTCTCCGCTTTTGTGGCGGGAATCATTAAGCACTCCCGGGTGCACATTAATAAAAACAAGCTTGTCCCCGTCAGCATCCTCCACCGGCACTCTCTCCATATACCGGGACAGCGACATTCTCCGGCAGTACTGCTCAAACCTGAACATCTGCTCCGTCCGCCCGGCAAAATCATAAAAATGCTCCGTGCTGGGAAACTGCGGGGAGCTCGGCGGCCTGTTCAGAACCTCATGACCGACAGTCTTCCCGCTGCGCAGGTGCAGAATCGGCTGAAAGTACGTATCCAGCAGTTCATTGTTCATAATTTCAAGCAGCATGGACAACCTGCCCAGTTCCCTCGCTTCCTCTCTGAATATGCCGCCCAGATGCTGGAGATACTGCGGCAGAGCCGCCAGTTTACGGGCCAGCGCCCCTGATTTATTCATCATATCACCTGTATGCTTTTCTTCGTGAATTTTGTCACTCTTTCTTCAGCATAGATTGGAAGTATTAAGCAGGTATAAACTACGATGATTAGTCAATGCCTTCTGCCGACAATTTTTGCAGATTGGACATAATTTCATTCCAGGCTGTCCCGGGTATACCCCGTATTCACATTTCCATTGTAATCCTAAAAAAAACAGGCGCAGCAGCGCCCGTCCAAGTTATTGCTATATCTGAATTCACAAAAATTACAAACCATAGTAACGGGACTTGTCCGGTCCGTTGCTGGTATATTCCGTCTTAAGTTCATTGCGGTAAGAACGCTCAATCTTGCGTACATAGGAAAGTCTGCGCACATTCTTCATGACTTCCTCTGCCCGCTCCGCATTTACATACATTACTGCATAGTGCATTTTTCGGGAAACATAATGCAGTGTCCCGTACTTCTCCAGATTCCGCGCCGCTTTGACGTCGCTGACCCATACGATATAACCTGTCCGTTCCGCAAACATAAGCTCATCCGCCTTTCTGTCTCTATTTCCTGTCAGGGCCAGCTTAT encodes:
- a CDS encoding YlbG family protein codes for the protein MFAERTGYIVWVSDVKAARNLEKYGTLHYVSRKMHYAVMYVNAERAEEVMKNVRRLSYVRKIERSYRNELKTEYTSNGPDKSRYYGL